The sequence below is a genomic window from Bacteroidales bacterium MB20-C3-3.
AAAAGTATACATTGGAGAGAGTAACTATTCAACAGGAAGAACAACAGGTGTTCCTTACGGAATGCTTGACGCTGCTACCGGAGGTTTTGTAAATGCTAATGTTACAACTGTTATTAACTTAACAAGACAACCTCTTCCACTACTTCTTCAACCAAATTTCTGGTCTACATTTATGGATTACCCTACAGTTTGTTTTATGATGAGCGAAGTTAACGACTTTGATAAAGCAAATCTAGAGGCAGGAATCCGGGCTTCTCTTGCAATGTGGGGAGCTACAGTGGATGAGGCATACATCTCTGCAGTTCTTGCCAAGTATGATGCAGCAAATGCTGAGGGGAAGAAAGAGATTGTACTTACTCAGAAGTATATCCACCTGTTCTCTCAATCTTTTGAGGCTTGGGCAGAGTATCGCAGAACAGGTTATCCTAAATCAATTGTGAAGCCGGGTGAGGTTACCTATAACGGAGTTAAGTTTGTAACTGCTAATGATACAGGCACTGATATAGTACCTCGTCTGAAGTATGATACTAATGAATATACTCTTAACAAAGAGAATGTATCTGCTGCTGCAACAAGTATAGGTGGGGACGCCTATACAACTAAATTGTGGTGGGCTAAGAAGTAATTTCAAGGTTTTTATTGATCTTTTTGAGGGTGGCTATTTTTTAGTCACCCTCTTTTTATATTATTGCTACAACCATTTTAAATAAAATTTTATTATATTTGTCGTTAAGTCCAAAATATTTTAAAAAAAAGACTAAATAGACCTAATAAAAACATAAACCTTTTTTAATAACCAAAAAATTACTAAATGAAAAAAATCAGATTAGTTCTGGCCATCCTTGTTTTATTGGCCGGTAATGTGCTTAACGCACAGGTTTTGAGGGTAACAGGTATTGTTACCGATGCGTCTGACAATTCTCCACTAACAGGAGCCACAGTTAAGGTTAAGGGCGTTAACGCCGGAGTCATTTGTGGTGTCAATGGAGAGTTTGCAATTAACGCAGACAAAAATGCTGTTCTAGAAGTATCCTTTATTGGGATGAAGACCTTGGAGGTTCCCGTTAACGGAAGAGCAGTTATCAATGTACAACTTCAGTCTGACGCAGTCCTGCTATCAGAAACAGTTATTGTAGGATATGGTACAGCAAAGAAAGTTGGAAATGTTGTAGGGACAATTAATCAAGTTAATTCTGAAAAGATCCAAAACAAGCCTGTTGCTAACGTAATGGATGCGTTGCAGGGGCAAGTTGCCGGTCTTCAGGTTTACACATCTTCAGGTGAGCCATCTGCTACATCATCTGTTAGATTAAGAGGTGTTGGATCTCTTACAGCAGGTAACACTCCTCTTTATGTTCTGGACGGATCCCCAATTGACGCCGGTACTATGGTGTCTCTAAATCCAAACGATTTTGAGAGCGTTACAGTGCTTAAGGATGCTTCAGCTACATCTATCTACGGATCTCGTGCTGCAAATGGTGTAATTTATATTACAACCAAGAGAGGTAGAATAGGTGAAGATGCAAAAGTATCTTTTAACGCAATGTATGGTATCTCTTCTCTAGCAAACAAGAATTTCCTCAGTCCTATGAACTCTGAGCAGCTTCTTGCACACCAGTTAGAGTATAAGATTATTACCCAGGCAAGACATGATGAACTTAAAGCTATGGGCCATGACACAAGATGGGTAGATTATTTTTTCAAAGATAATGCTCCAACTTATCAAGGTGACCTTTCTATCCAAGGTGGTGGCGGAAGAACAATGTATTATGTATCTGGTGGATATTTCAAACAAGAGGGTACTTCTCCAAGATCTGTATTTGAAAGGTATTCATTCCGTTCAAATATTGAATCTCAGGTTAAGAAATGGCTAAGAATTGGTGCTAATCTTTCCGGTGGTTACGATGAGAGACAAAATTCAGGATACACTTACCAGGCTTCAAACTCATTGGCCGGTGGTATTTTTGGTACAATGCTGAGACAGCCATATTACAATCCTTATGGTGACAATGGTGAAATTCTTGATTTTATTCCTGGTATTAATGCTTACAGCCCTTACTATCTATTGGCAAAACAGCCTTCAGTTGGCAAAAATGTACAGTTCAATGGTAATGCATTTATTCAGATAACTCCTATGGAGGGTTTGACTATTAAGTCTCAAGCCGGTATGGATGCGTATGACTACCGCTCAAGTTCCAAGAGACTTCCATCTTATGCAGGCTCTCTTAATAATGGTAGAGTTGCTGAATCTTTCTCAAGAGGTATCACAAGAACTATCACAAATACAGTTGAATATAAATTTGATATCAATAACAGACACGAAATATCTGTTCTTGCCGGTCATGAGGGTATTGACTACTACTATGAGGCTTTTGGGGCTAGCACAACAGGACATACAGATGACAGGCTTGTTCTGTTAACATCTGGTCCTACAAATGAAAACCCAACTCATTCAAAAGCAGAATATGCTTACCTTTCATATTTCGCTAGGGCAGATTACAATCTTGATGGCAAGTATTTCCTTGATCTATCTGTTCGTAATGATGCTTCATCAAGGTTTGGTAGAGACAACAGAAGTGCTACTTTCTATTCAGTAGGTGCAATGTGGAATATGAAGAGCGAAAATTTCCTCAAGACAGTTGCATTTTTAACAAAATTAAATCTTAAAGCAAGTATTGGTACAACCGGTAACTCTAGTATCGGAAACTATGACCACCTTGCTTTGGTTGGAACAAATCAGTACAATGGCCAGACAGGCTGGGCAGTATCATCAGCAGGTAACCCACAATTAGGCTGGGAAACTCAGATGCTTTCAAATATTGGCGTTAATGCTGAGTTCTTTGATAGAATTCGTCTGGAACTTGACTATTATATCAGAACAACTCAGAATATGCTAATGTCTGTTCCTGTTCCTTATACTTCAGGTTTTTCTGCAATTACAGCAAATGTTGGAAGTATGAAGAATAGTGGTATTGATCTTTCACTAGGTGTTGATGTTATAAGAACAAAGAATACATATTTTGGAATAAACAAGACATTCAACTACAACAAAAATGAGATAACCAAACTCTTCTATGATCTTAATGAGTGGGTTGTTCCAAACACCGGAGTTGGATATGTTGTTGGTAGACCAGTCGAGTTCTATTATCCTGTTTATGCAGGTGTTGATCCAACCGATGGTATGCAAACATGGAAGGTTCCCGGAACTGATCAGGTGACTAAAACATTTAACTCAGCTGCATTACAGCAAATGACAGGTAAGCCAAGATACGCACCTATTTCCGGAGGTTTAAGTCTTAACTTTAGCTGGAAAGGTATCGGTTTAGTTGCAGACTTCTCTTATGTTTTGGGCAAATACATTGTAAACAACGACAGGTATTTTGGAGAAAACCCATACAACTTCAGAGGATACAATCAATCTTCAAGAGTTCTTTCAATGTGGAAACAACCGGGTGATATAACTGATATGCCTAAGTTTGGCCAGGTTATGCAGTTTGATACTCACTTACTGGAAAATGCATCATTCCTGAGAATGAAAAATATTACCCTTTCATACACTCTTCCAAAGAATCTGATTAAAGGTGTATTTAGTAATGTTAAGTTTTATGCATCAGGTCGTAACCTGTTTACAGTTACAGAGTATTTAGGAGCTGATCCTGAAATTGATTCAAACCTTACATATGGTGCTTATCCAAACTCAAAGCAAGTTAACTTTGGTGTTCAACTAGCATTTTAATTAAAGATAAATTTTGATATGATGAAAAACAGAATATTTATTTCTATAGTTGGCCTGCTGGCTCTAACCACATCTTGCAACCTGGACAAGTATCCATACGCTTCGATAGAGCAATCTCAGGCATTCCAGACAGTAAAGGATGCTGCAACTGTGAGGACAGGTCTATACTCCTACCTTCGTGCAGCTGTAGGCGGACAGTATGTCTACACAACAGATTTCCAGTCAGATTTGCTTAATGCAACCCTCGACTATGGTAACAGAGGCGGACTTATCTATCGTTGGGAGTTTCTTGACAATGATTATAGCCTCAGAGATATGTGGCAGGTACATTATCAGTTAATTAACAATGCAAACAGTTTCCTTGACAATGTTGCAAATGTAACACCTGCAAATGCAACTGAACAAACTCAGCTTGACAATTACATTGGCGAGGTACATTTTATGCGTGCATTTGCATACCACAGACTTGCAATCAGATATGCAAAGGATTATGAGCCTGCAACAGCAGCAGCTACACTTGGCCTTCCACTGGTTCTTAAGTATGATCCTAATGCAAAACCTGCAAGAGCTACTTTAGAGGAGACTTACAAACAAATTAAAGATGATTTGGCAATAGCTAAACAAAAGCTAAATGCCGCAGGAGCTGCAAATTCATACTATCTTACTGTAGATGCAGTAAACGCTTTTGAAGCAAGAGTTGCACTTTATGCACACGATTGGACAACTGCTATTTCAGCAGCTGACAAGGTTATTGCTAAATATCCGCTTATTGATAATGAAGCTGATTTCCAGAAACTTTGGAACAACGACCAAGGTTCTGAGATCATTACCAAGCTCTTTATGTCAACTAACGAGCTAAGTGGTCAGATGAATGTTTTCATTACTTACAATACCGGTATTAAATCAAATGTTCCTGACTTTATCCCTCAGCAGTGGGTTGTTGATCTTTTTGCTGATAACGATATTCGTAAGAGTGCGTATCTGAAAAAAGATAAGATTACCATTCAAAGTCAAAATTATACTGATGTATATATGATTAACAAGTACCCTGGTAATCCAACTCTTTGGACTACAGCCGTAAGTAACTACTATAACATGGTGAAATTGTTCCGTTCTTCAGAGGCTTATCTTATTAAGGCAGAAGCTGCATACAGAGCATCTCAGCCTACAGTAGCTGTTTCTGCACTAAATGCACTAAGAGTTAAACGCGGTCTCTCTGAGTTGCCTACAACTCTTACAGGTGCTGCTCTTTTCACTGCAATTCAAGAGGAGAGAACTCGTGAAATGCTTTGTGAAGGTACAAGACTAGATGACCTGAAGAGATGGGGACTAGGTTTCTCAAGGAAGGCTCCGCAAAATGCAAACATGGTTCTTACCGGAACTGCAGCATCAGGCTTGTCTGTTGAGGCAAATAACCAGAAATTTGTATGGGAAATCCCTGCAAATGACCTTCAAACTAATAAAAATCTTGTTCCAAACTGGCAATAAGTATTTATTGTATGTTTTTATAGTGCCTGTGAATAAACAGGCACTTTTTTTTTATCTTTGAAAAAATGTTTAATAATGAATCTCTTCAAAAAAATATTTTACATAATAATTGGGTCGATTTTTCTTGTATCATGCAAGAAGGATCCTCTTCCTGTTTTGACTTTATCGGCTGATAAAATAGTTTTTTCAAACAAAACATCAACTGAAACCATTTCTGTAAGTTCAAATTATAATTGGTCAATTTCTAATGATTCAGACTGGATTTCAATAACACCTACCTCTTCAACAGGAGAGTCAACTGTAAAAATATCTGCAACAGAGAACAACACAGACTCTGATCGCACAACAAATCTTGTGGTGACAACCGGAAAAGAAGGCACCCCAAGTTATTTGAGAAAGGTGATAAGCATAACGCAGTCAAATAGTGTCCTTTATATTGATTTTGACTACATCAGTTTTGAAAAAGTTCAATCTTCAAAATCTTTGGTCATATCTTCGAATACAGATTGGGAGTTAATAATACCAGCAAATATTAGCTGGATTACTTCAGATATCCTCAAAGGTTTTGGGAATGGTCAGTTAAATCTCACTGTTGTTGAAAATACCGGACAAGACAGATCTGTTGATGTTGAATTTAAATACGCAGGGAAAACAAAGATTGTTAAAATATTTCAAAAAAGGGGCGTTAATTCTCCGCCCGCACCTGTGTCACCTATTCACCCTCAGAATAATCTTACAAATATCCCAAGAATACTTGAATTTAGCTGGGAAAAGTCAGTTGACACAGATAAGGATCAGGTTAAATACGACATAGAACTTTCTGAATCTGCGAATTTCCCAGAAGGAGCTCTAACTAAGAAATTCAGTACAGATACATTAACCAAATATTCAACTCCTGAACTTTTAAAGGAAAATACTAAATACTACTGGAGGGTTACAGCCTCTGACTCATATGGTGCAAAAACTGTATCATCTGCATTTACATTTACAACAGGAACCAAAGGTGGTTATGCCAACGGAGAGTCCAGGGTTGCCTTTTTTAATACTAATGGTCTAATTGCAAATGAAATAGTGTTTGTTGGAGATGGGTATACTATAGCGGACTTTGTAGATGGAGGCAAGTTTGATCAGGATATGAATGAGGGGATAGATGCGTTTTTCTCTGTTGAACCATACAAATCATACAAGCAATATTTCAGAGTTTATAAACTTGCAGCCTATTCTAAGGATAGCGGTGCAACACAGCTTGACAAGGGAATTGTAAAAGAGACAGCATTCAGCACTGTTTTTAAGGGTGGATCAAGCATGGAGTCAGATGATGAAAAGGTGTTTGAATTTGTCTCTGTTAATGTTGAGGGGATGGAGGATACTAACCCATATTATTCAGGGATACAGGGTAAACTTCAGAATACACTTGTAGTATTGGTTGTTAACGAGGACAGATATGCCGGAACCTGCTGGATGTTCAGTGACGGCAGGGCATTGGCAATTTGCCCAAACAGCAGAGACACCAGGTCCAATTATCATTATAAAAGTATAGTGAACCACGAAGCAGGAGGACACGGTTTTGGCAGACTTGCAGATGAGTATGTAACATCTGCAAACAGGGATAAAACTATTACAGA
It includes:
- a CDS encoding TonB-dependent receptor, which translates into the protein MKKIRLVLAILVLLAGNVLNAQVLRVTGIVTDASDNSPLTGATVKVKGVNAGVICGVNGEFAINADKNAVLEVSFIGMKTLEVPVNGRAVINVQLQSDAVLLSETVIVGYGTAKKVGNVVGTINQVNSEKIQNKPVANVMDALQGQVAGLQVYTSSGEPSATSSVRLRGVGSLTAGNTPLYVLDGSPIDAGTMVSLNPNDFESVTVLKDASATSIYGSRAANGVIYITTKRGRIGEDAKVSFNAMYGISSLANKNFLSPMNSEQLLAHQLEYKIITQARHDELKAMGHDTRWVDYFFKDNAPTYQGDLSIQGGGGRTMYYVSGGYFKQEGTSPRSVFERYSFRSNIESQVKKWLRIGANLSGGYDERQNSGYTYQASNSLAGGIFGTMLRQPYYNPYGDNGEILDFIPGINAYSPYYLLAKQPSVGKNVQFNGNAFIQITPMEGLTIKSQAGMDAYDYRSSSKRLPSYAGSLNNGRVAESFSRGITRTITNTVEYKFDINNRHEISVLAGHEGIDYYYEAFGASTTGHTDDRLVLLTSGPTNENPTHSKAEYAYLSYFARADYNLDGKYFLDLSVRNDASSRFGRDNRSATFYSVGAMWNMKSENFLKTVAFLTKLNLKASIGTTGNSSIGNYDHLALVGTNQYNGQTGWAVSSAGNPQLGWETQMLSNIGVNAEFFDRIRLELDYYIRTTQNMLMSVPVPYTSGFSAITANVGSMKNSGIDLSLGVDVIRTKNTYFGINKTFNYNKNEITKLFYDLNEWVVPNTGVGYVVGRPVEFYYPVYAGVDPTDGMQTWKVPGTDQVTKTFNSAALQQMTGKPRYAPISGGLSLNFSWKGIGLVADFSYVLGKYIVNNDRYFGENPYNFRGYNQSSRVLSMWKQPGDITDMPKFGQVMQFDTHLLENASFLRMKNITLSYTLPKNLIKGVFSNVKFYASGRNLFTVTEYLGADPEIDSNLTYGAYPNSKQVNFGVQLAF
- a CDS encoding M64 family metallopeptidase, which encodes MNLFKKIFYIIIGSIFLVSCKKDPLPVLTLSADKIVFSNKTSTETISVSSNYNWSISNDSDWISITPTSSTGESTVKISATENNTDSDRTTNLVVTTGKEGTPSYLRKVISITQSNSVLYIDFDYISFEKVQSSKSLVISSNTDWELIIPANISWITSDILKGFGNGQLNLTVVENTGQDRSVDVEFKYAGKTKIVKIFQKRGVNSPPAPVSPIHPQNNLTNIPRILEFSWEKSVDTDKDQVKYDIELSESANFPEGALTKKFSTDTLTKYSTPELLKENTKYYWRVTASDSYGAKTVSSAFTFTTGTKGGYANGESRVAFFNTNGLIANEIVFVGDGYTIADFVDGGKFDQDMNEGIDAFFSVEPYKSYKQYFRVYKLAAYSKDSGATQLDKGIVKETAFSTVFKGGSSMESDDEKVFEFVSVNVEGMEDTNPYYSGIQGKLQNTLVVLVVNEDRYAGTCWMFSDGRALAICPNSRDTRSNYHYKSIVNHEAGGHGFGRLADEYVTSANRDKTITESEKTSLQNWVKYGFYPNVDLTSDLNNIKWKHFVGKAGYSVAAHEGGFYFTYGVWRPESSSCMIDNRQYYNTPSREHIVKRILRTAHNARVSEYVNGVLTPIPNDPYNLDEFVRLDVKKTEAGAQFYTKSFNPLTFNQLAPPVMVEVKH
- a CDS encoding RagB/SusD family nutrient uptake outer membrane protein, encoding MKNRIFISIVGLLALTTSCNLDKYPYASIEQSQAFQTVKDAATVRTGLYSYLRAAVGGQYVYTTDFQSDLLNATLDYGNRGGLIYRWEFLDNDYSLRDMWQVHYQLINNANSFLDNVANVTPANATEQTQLDNYIGEVHFMRAFAYHRLAIRYAKDYEPATAAATLGLPLVLKYDPNAKPARATLEETYKQIKDDLAIAKQKLNAAGAANSYYLTVDAVNAFEARVALYAHDWTTAISAADKVIAKYPLIDNEADFQKLWNNDQGSEIITKLFMSTNELSGQMNVFITYNTGIKSNVPDFIPQQWVVDLFADNDIRKSAYLKKDKITIQSQNYTDVYMINKYPGNPTLWTTAVSNYYNMVKLFRSSEAYLIKAEAAYRASQPTVAVSALNALRVKRGLSELPTTLTGAALFTAIQEERTREMLCEGTRLDDLKRWGLGFSRKAPQNANMVLTGTAASGLSVEANNQKFVWEIPANDLQTNKNLVPNWQ